In Syngnathus scovelli strain Florida chromosome 10, RoL_Ssco_1.2, whole genome shotgun sequence, the following are encoded in one genomic region:
- the fbxl5 gene encoding F-box/LRR-repeat protein 5, giving the protein MAPFPDEVDVFTGPHWRMKQLVGLYSEKLSETNFSNISDFRSFLKSLLMTFKEFKMHEQIENEYIISLLEQRCCTVYNMHSDNKLSDMLLLLEKGLHNVKSEYEQLNYAQQLKERLEAFTQDFLPHMKEEEEVFQPMLMQHFTYEELKAIKKQVMAQHCTQRPWNCAADVLKGFSLWSHAEELQKAFKYADHEKTDYEVERNGSCSVHVAQLPVEVILRIFRYLGPQDLCNCSQVCGSWSELAKTGSLWRHLYPVRWARGDYYNGPPGDCDQEPDDRWLKSREKEVRAYQEWDEDADIDESDECGDAGDTLAISTAQREKRLLNGIIQNLLPVVGPHVKSLVLAYGSTVSSKMVRQILSLCPNVAHLDLTQTDVTDFAFDSWSYVGSCASLKHLDLSGCDKITDHALKRLSLALGDLGTPWRSRRQRRQRAVILKQEAGGWGPAWLPADIEDSAEWTRRGTKEVQQEEERERFVETQLVGSLCCCRRGRRTGPNAAILHYAMSADRFCAHAVCCNGGGGEDGAFRTNGRRSPKDTKRPDNRTKQSGARRTLNFLSLSGCYQVTDVGLRAMSELGGLPLLEHLNLSGCLSVTEAGLHQLVTACPALNDEHFYYCDNINGPNADTASGCQNLQCGFRVCCRSGE; this is encoded by the exons ATGGCTCCCTTTCCGGACGAGGTGGACGTCTTCACTGGCCCGCACTGGCGAATGAAGCAGTTGGTGGGCCTTTATTCCGAAAAG CTGTCTGAGACCAACTTCTCCAACATTAGCGACTTCCGCTCCTTCCTCAAGTCGCTGCTGATGACCTTCAAGGAGTTCAAGATGCACGAGCAGATTGAGAACGAGTATATCATCAGCCTGCTGGAACAGCGTTGCTGCACCGTCTACAACATGCACTCGGACAACAAACTCTCTGACATGCTGCTGCTCCTCGAGAAGGGCCTGCACAATGTCAAG agtGAATACGAGCAGCTCAACTACGCTCAGCAGCTGAAGGAGAGACTGGAGGCTTTCACTCAGGACTTCCTGCCCCACAtgaaggaagaagaagag GTGTTTCAGCCCATGCTGATGCAGCACTTTACCTACGAGGAGCTGAAGGCCATCAAGAAGCAGGTGATGGCACAGCACTGCACCCAGCGGCCGTGGAACTGCGCCGCAGACGTCCTCAAAGGGTTCAGCCTGTGGAGCCACGCGGAGGAGCTGCAGAAGGCCTTCAAATATGCGGACCACGAGAAAACCGACTACG AAGTTGAACGCAACGGCTCTTGTTCGGTGCACGTCGCCCAGCTTCCAGTCGAAGTCATCTTGAGGATCTTTCGCTATTTGGGCCCTCAAGATCTCTGCAACTGCAGCCAAGTGTGTGGCTCCTGGTCTGAGCTGGCTAAGACCGGTTCTCTGTGGCGGCACCTCTACCCCGTACGCTGGGCCCGAG GTGACTATTACAACGGCCCTCCTGGAGATTGTGACCAGGAGCCGGATGACAGATGGCTCAAGAGTCGGGAGAAGGAAGTCCGCGCGTACCAGGAGTGGGATGAGGATGCCGACATCGATGAATCTG ATGAGTGCGGCGACGCTGGCGACACGTTGGCTATCAGCACAGCCCAGCGTGAGAAGAGACTCCTGAATGGAATCATCCAGAACCTTCTCCCCGTCGTCGGCCCGCATGTCAAGTCGCTGGTGCTGGCCTACGGCTCCACCGTTTCCAGCAAAATG GTGCGTCAGATCCTCAGTCTCTGTCCAAACGTGGCTCATCTGGACCTGACGCAGACAGATGTCACCGACTTTGCTTTTGACAG CTGGTCGTATGTGGGCTCTTGCGCATCTCTGAAGCACCTGGACCTGTCGGGTTGTGACAAGATTACAGACCATGCCCTGAAGAGACTCTCTCTGGCACTGGGGGACCTCGGCACCCCGTGGCGGTCACGCCGCCAACGCCGGCAGCGGGCCGTCATCTTGAAGCAAGAAGCCGGCGGCTGGGGGCCCGCTTGGTTGCCGGCCGACATCGAGGACTCGGCAGAATGGACGCGGCGAGGCACCAAGGAGGtccagcaggaggaggagagagagcGCTTTGTGGAGACTCAGCTGGTGGGCAGCCTGTGCTGCTGCAGGCGGGGCCGCAGGACGGGCCCAAACGCCGCAATTTTGCACTACgctatgtcggcagacaggtttTGCGCTCACGCCGTCTGCTGCAATGGCGGAGGCGGCGAGGACGGTGCCTTCAGGACTAATGGCCGCCGCTCACCAAAGGACACTAAACGCCCCGACAATAGGACTAAACAGTCGGGTGCCAGACGCACGCTGAACTTCCTCAGCCTGTCCGGATGCTACCAGGTCACAGATGTGGGACTCAG GGCCATGTCGGAGTTGGGAGGCCTTCCGCTCCTGGAGCATCTCAACCTGTCAGGCTGCCTGTCGGTCACGGAGGCAGGGCTTCATCAGCTGGTCACGGCCTGCCCCGCCCTCAACGACGAACATTTCTACTACTGCGACAACATCAATG GGCCAAACGCAGACACGGCGAGTGGATGCCAGAACCTGCAATGCGGATTCAGGGTGTGCTGTCGCTCTGGGGAGTGA